The proteins below come from a single Bacillota bacterium genomic window:
- a CDS encoding twin-arginine translocase TatA/TatE family subunit, whose protein sequence is MWARDLLAPWHLVVLLAIVLILFGPSRLPELGRSIGEGMRAFRSATSGETGEPSGSVPGTTSAPAASSPAGPAGPAARSDPPAEAGDERKQGGM, encoded by the coding sequence GTGTGGGCTCGGGATCTGCTCGCCCCCTGGCATCTGGTCGTCCTTCTGGCCATCGTCCTCATCCTCTTCGGCCCCAGCCGGCTTCCGGAACTGGGGCGCTCGATCGGCGAAGGCATGCGGGCCTTCCGCTCCGCCACGTCCGGCGAGACCGGCGAACCGTCCGGCTCGGTCCCCGGAACGACGTCGGCGCCGGCGGCCTCCTCGCCGGCCGGCCCCGCCGGACCGGCCGCCCGCAGCGACCCGCCGGCGGAGGCCGGCGATGAAAGGAAGCAGGGCGGCATGTGA